GTGGGGCACCGCGCTCAGCCCAGGTCTGAGCACAGGGTAGGAGGGGCCCGGGGATGCTGCGCTCCCTCTCCCGCTTACCTGAGTCCACGCTGAGGCCCAGACCCCCGGCCACATCCCCTGCGGGGCTCGCGAAGGATCCCCCCGGCGCGGCCCACGCGGCGCCGCCCGGCTCGCCCTTGGCCGAGAGCTCGCAGGGCGGGCTGCCCGGCGCGGGGGCCGGGGCGGGCCCGAGGCGAGGGGGGCGCCCGGAGGCGGCGGGCATCAGCAGCGGCCCGTAGCGCGGGTCGAAGTGCGGCGCGTAGACCTCGTGCACGGCGGCGGGCCTGGGGTAGGCGGTGGCTTGGGCGCCGAGGGCGCCTCCCAGCGCGTAGGGGTGGTGCGGGTGCGCGTGGTGCGGGTGCGCGTGGTGCCAGGGCTCGGCCGCGCCCTGATGTAGGTGGCTGTGCAGAGCGGCCGGTGAGTAGGGGTCGGCGGCGGCGGCGAAGGGCAGCTCCGAATGCGTGGCGGCCAGCGGGCTGCCCAGCGGCGCAGGCACCGGCGTCTGGTAAGCGCTGTTCCAGAAGGAGGCAGGGAAGCTGCGCTGGCTCATTGGGAAGGAGCCGTCTGCGGTCCGACgaggtggagggaaggagagagacacagagagagagagagacagagagagagagagagagagaggcgcGCATCACCGCGGGGAGTCATGGCAGCCGACTCCGCGCGGCCGCCATAGAGCCAACTGCGTAATGCGCCGGGTGGGTAAAGGGCGGGAAAAGCGCGGCGCAGAAGAGgcgcctcactcagggggttgcgGCCTGGAAAGCGAGGCATGGGGACTGGGGGCCGCACCTGGAACCCCTAGGGGAGGGGCGCCGCTTCCTGGCATTTTGCAGCCTGGCGGCGACAGAAGACAGGAGAGACTTACATTCTTAGCCCCAGTTTCAGGGCGTGGGGAGCTCCCTTGGAACTGGGGGCCGAGCTGCATCAGTTTCCCCGGGGTAGACGCAGCCTCGCGGTCCCGGCCCGCAGCCTCTCCTCAAGCTAAAGATACCTCCTCCCGCTCTCGCTCGGCTGCCTCGAAATCTCACCACCCCCTCTCGTGTTTCAGCCTCCCTTGCTCTAGAAAATGTGCCCCCCTCCAAAGCTTCTGGTGGACTGGAAGTCCATGGAAGTATTTCGAAGTCTTGCTATTATTAGCCTCCTTTCTagaaactttctttaaaatttttcccccCAAGAACGCAAGCAAAGCAGAATAGTAAACGTGACATATTAAAAAGACAGCTGTATTATTTGCACAGAGAGACAGCAAGGGACAGGTTGTTTCAGTTTTAATTAACAGACTTTCTGCATCAAAGTGTGGACgcaaggaataataataataataataataataataataataataataataataattgagtaTTAATGTTGACCCTAGTGACTGGAAGCATTTTAAGAGAccatcatttaggagttcccgtgtggcgcagcggaaacgaatctaactaggaatcatgaggttttgggttcgatccctggcatcgctcagtgggtgaaagatctggctttaccctgagctgtggtgtaggtcgcagatgtggctcggatctgcggttgctgtggctggcagctgtagctccgattagactcctagcttgagaacctccatatgaggcaAGTGCGgctctacaaaaaagaaaaaggccctTTATTGAGCACTTCCCCTAGAGAAGGCAGCTGGCACTTTATGGTAGAgaattaaaaatgctttgaaaatgcaTTCTAAGTAGTGCACAgtcttctattaaaaatatttaggcaactggagaataaaaggaatgttttgtatttaaaactgtttttggATCATGTCTAGGCAAGGCTTGTATAAACTGTCAGACTTCTAAAAAAGGGAGGGTGATAGTCATCATTTCTGCTAAAATGTAAtacttgatttcctttttttcctcgtTTCTCATCTTGGTACACATCAAAACCTACGGTTAGTGAGAAAATTTGCCAAAGAGTTACCTCCACCTGGTAATCAAGGGAGGTTGaaatttagaatagaaggagatTTCGTTGACAGCTTGTCCAAGGAATTGTCCCAGGCTAGGTAAAGCAGTGCTTTGTGAGAAGGATAAAACAGTAAAGAAGAGATGTGTTTGGGGAAACCCTTAGAGATGTTTTGGCTACagttaaattctttatttctttgttattttattcgCTTATTAAAAGATACTCTGTGCTTCAGGATTTCCCAAGTAATTGAAACCTGGCAAAGGCATAAGTAGGTTTTAGGAGACATTCCTCAGCAGGTTTTGCTTGCATTGCATTCTAGGACTTTTTCCGCTGGAAAAATGTTCAGAAATGGCTCTGTAAGCTACTGTAGGTGAGGATCTACCTCCTCTACCCCTCCCTAAACCTTCCATTTCCACAgcacatttacatacattttttacatttttctgtttgcCTTACTGGCACCTCCAAAGATAGTTCCTCTACCCCTCCTGCCCCTGGTTTGGGAGACTGTTGGAAACCTTACATTTCCACAgcacatttacatacatttttctgGCACCTCCAAGCCAAGGATAGTTAAGAGGCAAGTATTATTCTAATTTTAGAGAACAGTAAATAGAGTGACATTCAAGGGGTTAagagacttgctcaaggtcatactgCTAGGAAGTGGTGGAGCCAACACACAAACTGAGGTCTCTCCATCCCAAGACTAGTGCTTTTTTCCTAggtctctcctctgcctcttcaAGACCTTATGCCTGTGCCTATTCCTCCTTTGATTTCCTTATCCTACCTAAATGCTCCTCTTCACCTCTTctctgacatttttatttatttatttatttatttttgctttttagggccacacctgcagcatatggagcttcccaggttaggagcCAAATCagtacaactgctggcctacccctacaccacagccacggcaacgctggatgctagatccaagctgcatatgtggcctacaccacagctcagggcaacccactgggcagggccagggatcgaacccacaacctcatggttcctagttggactgtttccgctgcgccacaacaggaactttggaCACCTAGCATTCTTTAGGCTTCATCTCCAGCTGCTGAAGGTGAAGCCCAGGCTGTGAATGCTCTCTATCCTCCCTTGCCAGGGAGGCCCCATACTCACCCCGCCAGGGCCCGGAGCTCCGAGGGGCTTTGCTGCTGGTACAGCTTGGGGAATAGCTGCTAGGCTGGCTCAGGGCCCTGCTGAAGTGCTCGTCCACCACAGAGCTGATGTCCCCCTGGAAATAGGTGAAGAGGACGCAGCGGGAGTTGATGTACTCTGCCTCTGGTGGGCGCTCTTTCTCTGggctgccttcttcctcttttatacTAGCTGGAGTTTGGCTGGAGAAGgaggagctgccgctgccgctgccgctgctgtTGCTGGGGCTGGCGTTGCACTCCTGGGCTTCCTGCATCTTGGAGTAATAGGCTAATTTCTGctcaaaggagaaagaatagAGAAGTCAGTTTCAAAAGAGATGGCAAATTGGGTTCAGACTGCATTCCCTCATCCGGATCCTAAAGGTATCATGGGGCAAGTGACACCCATGCCTATGCCCTGTGCTCAGTAACTGCAACCTGCAGTTGAACGAAGGTGGGTTCCTGAGAAGCAGAGTCCCTTTCTTGGAGCCTCTGTCTCCCTGGAATTGCTGCCAGGCCACAGGGAAAGTTCTCTGAATGTGTCAGGGTGAAGGTCCTGGAAGACGCCTAAGCAGTCTGACCGCAGAGGCAGGCTCAAggcagatatatttttaaaatcagcttcCAAGGGTAAAGGGCACCCAAGTCCAGTTAGGGCCTGACTGTTCCCTGCCTGAGAATTCAGGGCAGATGTACAAGATGCAGGATTAAGCATCCTCATGATGGAACATGCACACAACAAAATCCACTCCACACAACCAGGATGTAAAGGAAGAACTACTGCAGGAAGTTTGAAATAGGGAGAACTTAACGTGGGGTAAAAACATAGAATAACATCATaacagatcatttaaaaaaagtgcaAGTTGGTATTTGTTTGGTCATCCATAAACTGACCATTTAGAAGCCTCAACTTTTAAAGAGATCTTCTTTtgagtaagggaaaaaaaaaaaaaaaacccagtgggCTATGAGAATTTCTACTCTCACCATATCTGTGCATACTGaggaaaaaagttataaaaaggaGCAGAAGATGATCTTGGCTTTGAGGTTTGGTAAATCGTGACTGTCTGAGAGTGATTTACAAAACTAAGTATAGCtgctgaaaacattttcttagaaATGACTAGTTGACTAAATGCAGTGTTAAAGCATTATGCAGGCAGAAATGGCCTCATGGGGAGACACTCATCATACAAAATGAACAGAGATCTTGGTGCAATAGATTGGTCCAGGATCAGCGAAGCGGGCCAATCAAACAGACAGAAATCAACCCACCTTTCCTCTTTGTAATACTCCCAACCTGGAAAGGAGCTTATTTTAGATACTGAAGCCCAATGACTGGAGTTATTTAGCAATATCACCATTTCTACCACATTCCCACTTGGTTTATCATGAGGGACTCTGGTGATTCCTGAAATTAGCATTAATACTAAACAAACTTCTGGttggaaagtttttaaaaggagagaaggtggggaaagcaaaatgaaaaatctacACATTCCGTCATTAATTCATCAGGAAATTTTCAAACAGAAACCCTGCAAGCAAAATTGGCAAAAGCATGGACTCCAGCAGGTGTATTTCAATTTCTGGAAACAAGAGTCCAGGCCCTCATTTTCCAAGCTGGTCTGGTCTGGACTCTTAGAggggccaccccaccccccagtgtGATCTTATTCATTTCCTGGACTACTGTCCTCAGTTTCGACTACATCAGctgaagaatgagaagaaaagctGTTCTACTAGATACAGCTCTGAAAATAGAAGAACTGGAATAATTAAACGAAACTTGAAGAAGAGTTTGTAGAATCCGGGTTAAGTGGTCTTCTTAAAAGTGGGTTTGCTGACGGCAGGGCAACGCGATTCGGCTATTCATGCTGGAGAAAGGTGAAGCATTATCTATGAAGCTTGCCTCTTGCCAGCTCAATCGAACTCAATAATGTTCCCCAGAACTTTTCGAACAAAGACAACTAAAGCCTGTGAGTTTCGCGCAGTTTTCTTTGTAAAGAGTTCTCTGGTTCTGGAATGAATTGGCCTGATTGCCTGAgaattgaaatggaaaaaaaaaaaatgccttagaTAAGCTTGCAGGGATGAGAACGCGAGTCTTTGCATCTCAGACAGCGAGAGACAggcctttgcttttgttttgttgtcacTCTTACCTTTAAGACCAAAGCTTGGTTTTCCCTGCGT
The nucleotide sequence above comes from Phacochoerus africanus isolate WHEZ1 chromosome 2, ROS_Pafr_v1, whole genome shotgun sequence. Encoded proteins:
- the VGLL2 gene encoding transcription cofactor vestigial-like protein 2 isoform X1: MSCLDVMYQVYGPPQPYFAAAYTPYHQKLAYYSKMQEAQECNASPSNSSGSGSGSSSFSSQTPASIKEEEGSPEKERPPEAEYINSRCVLFTYFQGDISSVVDEHFSRALSQPSSYSPSCTSSKAPRSSGPWRDGSFPMSQRSFPASFWNSAYQTPVPAPLGSPLAATHSELPFAAAADPYSPAALHSHLHQGAAEPWHHAHPHHAHPHHPYALGGALGAQATAYPRPAAVHEVYAPHFDPRYGPLLMPAASGRPPRLGPAPAPAPGSPPCELSAKGEPGGAAWAAPGGSFASPAGDVAGGLGLSVDSGKRERERSIPGPLLPCAQTWAERGAPLSSPWRPQCS
- the VGLL2 gene encoding transcription cofactor vestigial-like protein 2 isoform X2; the encoded protein is MSCLDVMYQVYGPPQPYFAAAYTPYHQKLAYYSKMQEAQECNASPSNSSGSGSGSSSFSSQTPASIKEEEGSPEKERPPEAEYINSRCVLFTYFQGDISSVVDEHFSRALSQPSSYSPSCTSSKAPRSSGPWRDGSFPMSQRSFPASFWNSAYQTPVPAPLGSPLAATHSELPFAAAADPYSPAALHSHLHQGAAEPWHHAHPHHAHPHHPYALGGALGAQATAYPRPAAVHEVYAPHFDPRYGPLLMPAASGRPPRLGPAPAPAPGSPPCELSAKGEPGGAAWAAPGGSFASPAGDVAGGLGLSVDSARRYSLCGASLLS